One window of the Rhipicephalus sanguineus isolate Rsan-2018 chromosome 4, BIME_Rsan_1.4, whole genome shotgun sequence genome contains the following:
- the LOC119389398 gene encoding carotenoid-cleaving dioxygenase, mitochondrial-like: MERLIENRQEVVEQISTRVIGTMPEWVSGKLFRLGPGMWELDGGFSLQHWFDGAAILSSYEIHKGKVYYSSRYLESEAYKKMSTVNRPVVTEFGTKCYPDPCKNIFSRFFAAMVPSDLTDNNFGNVYTLGDELFCTSETCFVWKVDQDSLEVIQRYDVNKLVSVNLASAHPITLEDGTSYNLGASFISGLKYHIVKIPPPSQGCAGLKRASVAYHIPSSWKTTFSYYHSFGMTRNYVVFVEQPLLVNTIRLIGSRIKGYSFKDCFDWTPKEKTRFVVIDRNTGTVLRTRFLADPLFFFHAVNAFEDDGHIVFDMVAYDDASIMDRYYLDRFRNGMNEDFDPDCQGHFRRFVIPVSKAGSAMEGDLVSLSYSEAHAYRRDDSTIWLTHEEMGYKGYDLPTINPKYQGKPYRYTYGSGNFERLGECRNAICKLDIQSREMHLWRESDTQFPSEAIFMANPDGIDEDDGVLLSVINDVDYDKPDFLLVLDARTMTEIARAQVPHPVRACTSIHGCFIKS, encoded by the exons GCACAATGCCCGAGTGGGTTAGCGGCAAGCTGTTCCGGCTAGGCCCGGGCATGTGGGAGCTGGACGGCGGCTTCTCCTTGCAGCACTGGTTCGACGGCGCAGCCATCCTTTCGTCCTACGAGATACACAAGGGAAAG GTTTACTACAGCTCGCGGTACCTGGAGTCCGAGGCGTACAAAAAAATGAGCACCGTCAATCGGCCCGTTGTCACCGAATTCGGCACGAAATGTTATCCAGACCCGTGCAAGAATATCTTCTCGAG GTTTTTCGCGGCTATGGTGCCCAGCGACCTGACGGACAACAACTTCGGCAACGTGTACACACTCGGCGATGAGCTCTTCTGCACGTCCGAAACGTGCTTCGTGTGGAAAGTCGACCAGGATTCCTTGGAAGTCATTCAAAGG TATGACGTGAACAAGCTGGTGTCCGTGAACTTGGCTAGCGCGCACCCCATCACCTTGGAAGACGGCACCAGCTACAACTTGGGCGCCAGCTTCATATCCGGCCTCAAGTATCACATCGTCAAGATACCGCCGCCCAGTCAAG GTTGCGCGGGCCTGAAGCGTGCCTCGGTGGCCTACCACATACCATCGAGCTGGAAGACGACGTTCAGCTACTACCACAGCTTCGGCATGACGCGCAACTACGTGGTGTTCGTCGAGCAGCCCCTGCTGGTGAACACCATTCGCTTGATCGGCTCTCGCATCAAGGGCTACTCCTTCAAGGACTGCTTCGACTGGACGCCCAAGGAGAAG ACCAGGTTCGTAGTGATCGACCGGAACACGGGCACTGTCCTGCGCACGCGGTTCCTGGCTGACCCGCTGTTCTTCTTCCACGCTGTGAACGCCTTCGAGGACGACGGGCACATCGTCTTCGACATGGTCGCCTACGACGACGCATCCATCATGGACAG GTATTACCTGGACAGATTTCGAAATGGCATGAACGAAGACTTCGATCCGGACTGCCAGGGCCACTTCCGTCGCTTTGTGATCCCGGTATCCAAG GCCGGCAGTGCCATGGAGGGCGACCTGGTGAGCCTCAGCTACAGCGAGGCCCACGCGTACCGCAGAGACGACAGCACCATCTGGCTCACGCACGAGGAGATGGGATACAAAG GTTACGACCTGCCGACCATAAACCCGAAGTACCAAGGAAAGCCGTACCGGTACACGTACGGCAGCGGAAACTTTGAGCGACTTGGGGAATGCCGAAATGCG ATCTGCAAGCTGGATATCCAGAGCCGCGAGATGCATCTCTGGAGGGAATCCGACACACAGTTCCCCAGCGAAGCCATCTTCATGGCAAACCCTGACGGAATCGATGAGGATGACG GTGTCCTACTGTCGGTGATAAACGACGTAGACTACGACAAACCTGACTTCCTCTTGGTGCTGGACGCCAGGACAATGACCGAAATCGCGCGGGCACAAGTTCCCCATCCCGTGCGCGCTTGCACCTCGATCCACGGCTGCTTCATCAAGAGCTGA